The Primulina eburnea isolate SZY01 chromosome 13, ASM2296580v1, whole genome shotgun sequence genome includes a region encoding these proteins:
- the LOC140810642 gene encoding uncharacterized protein — protein MKDSVPKEQSSASHRSASRLLRYPLRSATKSSEEKPPLMDSSNSSANKSARPASNVSKSVSVLDISGKEKSARPPRRFSIPSKSSACSASKSLGNITPISETRGRRSDNNTGKSDTPVSDVSRSSSRKKFSVLSSASYWLTQIKLSESANKHSVSLGFFKLALEAGCEPMQRMRDEFKAYVQRHEMLSELGESTKELIESYKISDGFEQLQISGTSSQVLSEVDHATDDDVHSTSSTTVDAEKPQPKAVGKDTHEDQKETKEMTQKNEPRKNRKSINENMTNSQFGSGTRGRGVQKKPHKPTKQEQAKEKDKVKKQGRTAMEEGHVNSPPEEGCRENKENMEMSHQIEVVAVTQV, from the exons ATGAAGGATTCTGTCCCCAAAGAGCAATCCTCTGCCTCTC ACAGATCTGCCTCTAGGCTTCTGCGATACCCTCTCCGTTCTGCCACGAAATCGAGTGAAGAAAAGCCGCCGCTTATGGATTCATCCAACTCATCTGCTAATAAAAG TGCAAGGCCAGCATCTAATGTGAGTAAGAGCGTGAGCGTTCTTGACATATCTGGGAAAGAAAAATCTGCCAGACCACCACGGCGATTCTCTATTCCTTCCAAGTCAAGTGCCTGCTCTGCTTCAAAATCTTTAGGCAATATCACCCCCATATCCGAGACTAGAGGAAGGAGGTCTGACAACAATACTGGGAAAAGTGATACTCCAGTTTCTGATGTTTCTAGGTCATCTAGCCGGAAGAAGTTCAGTGTTCTTTCATCTGCATCTTATTGGTTGACTCAGATTAAGCTCTCTGAGTCCGCTAATAAGCACTCGGTCTCACTTGGTTTCTTCAAACTTGCTTTGGAGGCTGGATGTGAG CCTATGCAGCGGATGAGAGACGAGTTCAAAGCATATGTGCAGCGCCACGAAATGTTGTCTGAACTTGGTGAATCTACGAAAGAATTAATCGAGAGCTATAAGATTTCAGATGGATTTGAACAGTTGCAAATCTCTGGCACCTCTTCTCAAGTGCTTTCGGAAGTAGATCATGCAACTGATGATGATGTTCACAGCACCTCTTCTACGACAGTGGATGCTGAGAAGCCGCAGCCTAAGGCAGTTGGTAAAGATACTCATGAAGATCAAAAGGAGACTAAGGAAATGACACAGAAGAATGAACCTAGGAAGAACAGAAAATCAATAAATGAGAACATGACTAACTCTCAATTTGGTTCTGGAACTAGGGGGCGTGGTGTACAAAAGAAACCCCATAAGCCAACCAAGCAAGAACAAGCTAAAGAGAAGGACAAGGTGAAAAAGCAGGGAAGGACAGCTATGGAAGAAG GTCATGTTAACTCTCCACCCGAAGAAGGCTGCCGAGAAAACAAGGAAAACATG GAGATGTCACACCAGATTGAAGTTGTGGCTGTGACACAAGTTTAG
- the LOC140808583 gene encoding isochorismate synthase, chloroplastic-like yields the protein MAGVAKHCIARFSDLDSRKLSSSSSPTTFAKHSVHFSNHKCKELSSLSMNGCQVDDPRAPIDTIETKTFPMAPTPGLAADRLNSAIYDLKSNPSHLESGIIRLEVPIQQHIEALNWLRSQNNPLHPRTYFSGRESNVISRLENEKDYSNDHQEKLVSVAGFGSAVSFRHLNSFSVNDWHSIKRFLSKTSPLIRAYGGMRFDARANIAPEWKDFGSFYFMVPQVELDEFEGYSMIAATVAWDNRLSMTYEQAVAAVEATMWQLSPVIKLNNNATPAVLLDQTHVPNQISWDSAVNQALNLIRSKDSALNKVVLARSSRVLTNIEIDPLMWLESLQAEGKNSYQFCLQPPEAPAFIGNTPERLFSRDGLHVSSDALAATRARGATEALDLQIGHDLLSSPKDHHEFAVVRESIRGKLEAICSSTIVEPNKALRKLPRVQHLYAKLTGTLRREDDEFKILSSLHPTPAVCGQPMEEARVFITETESFDRGMYAGPVGWFGGAESEFAVGIRSALVGKDIGSILYAGTGIVEGSKSSMEWKELELKTSQFTKLMKREEPVVAASGDH from the exons ATGGCTGGGGTTGCTAAGCATTGTATTGCACGTTTCTCCGACCTCGATTCCAGGAAGCTATCCTCGTCTTCGTCCCCGACTACGTTCGCGAAACATTCGGTTCATTTCTCCAATCAT AAGTGCAAGGAGTTATCTTCACTATCCATGAATGGTTGTCAAGTTGACGATCCTAGAGCCCCGATTGACACCATTGAAACTAAAACATTTCCGATGGCTCCAACCCCGGGTTTGGCTGCTGATCGCCTCAACTCGGCAATCTACGACTTAAAATCAAACCCTTCACATCTTGAATCGGGAATAATCCGACTTGAG GTGCCCATTCAACAACACATAGAAGCATTAAACTGGCTTCGTTCTCAGAACAACCCTCTTCACCCTCGTACCTACTTCTCCGGTCGAGAATCTAACGTTATCTCAAGACTTGAAAATGAAAAAGACTATTCCAACGATCATCAAGAAAAGCTAGTTAGCGTTGCTGGTTTCGGTTCCGCAGTTTCTTTCCGCCATCTCAATTCATTCTCTGTGAATGATTGGCATTCCATCAAAAG GTTCTTATCGAAAACGTCTCCTTTGATCCGTGCTTATGGAGGGATGCGTTTTGATGCGAGGGCTAATATTGCCCCCGAATGGAAAGATTTTGGCTCTTTCTATTTCATGGTTCCTCAA GTTGAACTCGATGAGTTTGAAGGATACTCGATGATTGCTGCAACCGTTGCTTGGGACAATCGCCTCTCGATGACATACGAACAAGCCGTTGCTGCGGTTGAGGCCACAATGTGGCAG CTTTCCCCAGTTATCAAGCTAAATAATAACGCAACTCCAGCTGTTTTACTCGATCAAACACATGTTCCCAACCAAATATCTTGGGATTCAGCTGTGAATCAAGCCTTAAATTTGATCAGGAGCAAAGATTCAGCATTGAACAAGGTCGTACTCGCACGCAGCAGCCGAGTGCTAACAAACATAGAAATTGACCCCTTAATGTGGTTGGAGTCCCTACAGGCTGAAGggaaaaattcatatcaatttTGTCTTCAACCTCCCGAAGCACCCGCATTCATTGGAAACACT CCCGAACGACTGTTTTCTCGAGATGGGCTTCACGTTAGCAGCGACGCGCTGGCTGCCACACGAGCTAGAGGCGCAACCGAGGCTCTAGACTTACAAATAGGACATGATTTGCTTTCCAG CCCAAAAGATCACCACGAGTTCGCTGTAGTACGAGAAAGTATAAGAGGAAAACTCGAG GCTATATGTTCCAGCACAATAGTCGAACCAAACAAAGCTCTACGAAAACTTCCACGAGTACAACATCTTTACGCTAAATTGACAGGCACACTTCGCAGAGAGGATGATGAG TTCAAGATTTTGTCTTCTCTCCATCCAACCCCTGCTGTATGCGGACAACCAATGGAAGAAGCACGAGTTTTTATAACCGAAACAG AATCCTTCGACCGAGGCATGTATGCTGGTCCTGTCGGTTGGTTTGGTGGTGCAGAGAGTGAATTCGCTGTTGGAATAAGATCAGCCTTAGTCGGCAAG GACATCGGTTCTATACTCTACGCGGGAACCGGGATAGTAGAAGGAAGTAAATCATCCATGGAATGGAAGGAACTGGAGCTCAAAACCTCACAG TTCACAAAATTGATGAAACGTGAGGAGCCTGTCGTGGCAGCAAGTGGAGACCATTAA
- the LOC140808584 gene encoding pectate lyase-like — protein sequence MEVAIRFRCRSVFLILSFVVFSATANNADIDDEVWKERAAAAKKAARQAYQPDPEIVTDNLNKHVHMYEEGDNSTRRGLRKYDGACMATNPIDQCWRCDKNWARNRKKLVDCVLGFGRHTTGGKAGKFYVVNDPSDNDLVNPKPGTLRHAVIQAQPLWITFARDMVIRLTEELIMTSNKTIDGRGAQVHITNGAGITIQYISNVVIHNIRVHDIKKGSGGLIRDSVTHYGFRTRSDGDGISLFGATNIWIDHVSMSNCDDGLIDAIEASTAITISNCHFTSHNEVMLFGASDSYSDDSIMQITLAFNHFGKGLVQRMPRARYGFVHIVNNDYTHWLMYAIGGSQHPTILSQGNRFIAPQNPFAKEVTKRDYAPESTWKNWVWKSEGDLMMNGAFFTQSGDPNHKFVGGRDTINPKPGEFASQLTRFSGPLDCIKKKPC from the exons ATGGAGGTCGCCATTAGGTTTAGGTGTAGGTCGGTTTTCTTGATTTTATCTTTTGTAGTTTTCAGCGCAACGGCGAATAATGCCGATATAGATGACGAAGTATGGAAGGAGCGCGCAGCTGCAGCGAAGAAGGCCGCTCGCCAAGCCTATCAACCGGACCCGGAAATAGTTACGGATAATCTCAACAAGCACGTTCATAT GTACGAGGAAGGCGACAATAGCACTAGGAGAGGGTTAAGAAAGTACGACGGTGCATGCATGGCCACAAACCCTATCGATCAATGTTGGAGATGTGACAAGAATTGGGCTAGAAATCGGAAGAAGTTGGTGGATTGTGTTCTTGGATTCGGTCGTCACACGACAGGAGGTAAAGCCGGAAAATTTTATGTCGTGAACGACCCGTCGGACAATGATCTCGTAAACCCGAAACCAGGAACTCTAAGGCATGCCGTGATACAAGCACAACCACTATGGATCACATTTGCACGTGATATGGTGATCAGGCTGACCGAGGAGCTTATCATGACGAGCAATAAGACGATAGATGGCCGTGGAGCACAAGTGCACATTACCAATGGCGCGGGCATAACCATACAATATATAAGTAATGTCGTAATCCATAATATCAGAGTTCACGACATCAAGAAAGGCAGTGGAGGCCTCATTAGGGATTCTGTAACGCATTATGGTTTTCGAACTAGAAGCGATGGAGATGGCATTTCTCTCTTTGGCGCGACGAATATCTGGATCGATCACGTTTCAATGTCGAACTGTGACGATGGACTAATAGACGCCATTGAGGCCTCCACTGCCATTACCATCTCGAATTGCCATTTCACCAGCCATAATGAg GTGATGCTGTTTGGAGCAAGTGATAGTTACTCGGATGATTCCATAATGCAAATAACCCTAGCTTTCAACCACTTTGGCAAGGGATTGGTTCAAAGAATGCCTCGAGCTCGTTACGGATTCGTACACATTGTTAACAATGATTATACTCATTGGTTAATGTATGCCATTGGTGGAAGCCAACACCCTACCATACTCAGCCAGGGAAATCGATTCATTGCTCCTCAGAATCCCTTTGCCAAAGAG GTAACGAAGAGAGACTATGCGCCAGAGAGCACCTGGAAGAATTGGGTATGGAAATCTGAAGGAGATCTCATGATGAATGGAGCATTTTTCACTCAGTCCGGAGATCCGAACCACAAGTTCGTGGGTGGACGCGACACTATTAATCCAAAACCGGGTGAATTCGCAAGCCAGCTCACAAGATTTTCGGGTCCTCTCgattgtattaaaaaaaaaccttGTTAG
- the LOC140808586 gene encoding uncharacterized protein: MGETEDLKNDSAAKVEKDQKHEKKEKDKHKGEAENGEKDNKDKKKKIKDGAQDKKKDKNPEDKTDPNKLRAKLEKIENKMQDLQLKKDEILKMISEVGNNAAHSSAAPPASA; the protein is encoded by the coding sequence ATGGGAGAAACAGAAGATCTGAAGAATGACAGTGCAGCCAAAGTTGAGAAAGATCAGAAACACGAAAAGAAGGAGAAGGATAAGCACAAGGGGGAGGCGGAAAATGGAGAGAAAGACaacaaagacaagaaaaagaaaattaaggATGGTGCACAGGATAAGAAGAAggataagaatcctgaggataAAACGGATCCCAACAAGTTGAGGGCGAAGCTTGAAAAGATCGAGAATAAGATGCAAGATCTGCAGCTTAAGAAAGACGAAATCTTGAAGATGATAAGTGAAGTTGGCAACAATGCAGCACATTCAAGCGCTGCACCTCCAGCAAGCGCATGA
- the LOC140808585 gene encoding hypersensitive-induced reaction 1 protein, whose translation MGNLFCCVQVDQSTVAIRETFGKFDDVLQPGCHCVPWFLGSRLAGHLTLRLQQLDVKCETKTKDNVFVNVVASIQYRALADKANDAFYKLSNTRSQIQAYVFDVIRASVPKLNLDDTFEQKNEIAKAVENELEKAMSAYGYEIVQTLIVDIEPDEHVKRAMNEINAAARMRVAANEKAEAEKILQIKRAEGEAEAKYLSGMGIARQRQAIVDGLRDSVLGFSVNVPGTTAKDVMDMVLVTQYFDTMKEIGATSKSSAVFIPHGPGAVRDVATQIRDGLLQASHPDL comes from the exons ATGGGAAATTTGTTCTGTTGTGTTCAAGTTGACCAATCGACGGTTGCTATTAGGGAAACATTTGGAAAATTCGATGATGTCCTTCAGCCAGGCTGCCACTGCGTGCCTTGGTTTCTTGGAAGCAGATTGGCCGGTCACCTCACCCTCCGGCTGCAACAATTAGATGTCAAGTGTGAGACCAAGACAAAG GATAATGTATTTGTCAACGTCGTGGCATCAATACAGTACCGTGCCCTTGCAGATAAGGCGAATGACGCTTTCTACAAGCTCAGCAACACAAGAAGTCAAATTCAGGCCTATGTGTTTGATG TGATAAGAGCAAGCGTTCCAAAACTCAATCTTGATGACACATTTGAGCAGAAAAATGAAATTGCAAAGGCTGTTGAAAATGAACTCGAAAAG GCAATGTCTGCTTATGGGTATGAAATTGTTCAGACGCTAATTGTCGATATTGAACCAGACGAACATGTTAAGAGAGCTATGAATGAAATCAATGCag CTGCTAGGATGAGAGTTGCTGCTAATGAAAAAGCCGAGGCTGAAAAGATTCTGCAAATCAAGAGAGCCGAAGGTGAAGCTGAGGCTAAGTATCTCTCTGGTATGGGTATCGCACGGCAGCGTCAGGCAATTGTGGACGGATTAAGAGATAGTGTGCTTGGTTTCTCGGTTAATGTTCCTGGGACAACTGCGAAAGATGTAATGGATATGGTTCTTGTTACTCAGTACTTTGATACGATGAAGGAAATCGGGGCTACATCTAAGTCTTCAGCTGTATTTATTCCTCATGGACCAGGTGCGGTTCGTGATGTGGCAACTCAGATTCGTGATGGGCTTCTTCAGGCTTCCCACCCTGATTTGTAA